The Aspergillus flavus chromosome 6, complete sequence nucleotide sequence AATCCCTCAGATTGGAGACAAGTTCGCTTCGCGTCACGGACAGAAGGGTACCATTGGTATTACCTACCGTCAGGAAGACATGCCGTTCTCTCGAGAAGGTGTTGCGCCTGATTTAGTCATCAACCCTCACGCCATTCCCTCGCGTATGACTATTGCTCACTTGATTGAGTGCCAGCTTAGTAAGGTATCAGCCCTGCGTGGCTTTGAGGGTGATGCAACACCTTTTACCGATGTTACTGTCGATTCTGTCTCTCGTCTACTTCGCGAGCACGGCTACCAGTCTCGCGGATTCGAGGTAATGTACAATGGCCATACCGGCCGGAAGCTAGTGGCGCAGGTGTTCTTGGGACCTACGTACTACCAACGTCTGCGACACATGGTCGATGACAAGATTCATGCTCGTGCTCGTGGACCGACTCAGATTTTGACTAGACAGCCCGTGGAAGGTCGTGCCCGTGATGGTGGTCTCCGATTCGGAGAGATGGAACGTGATTGTATGATCGCCCATGGAGCAAGTGCCTTCCTAAAGGAACGTCTCTTTGACGTTTCTGACCCGTTCCGCGTCCACATCTGCGATGACTGCGGATTAATGACGCCAGTTGCGTAAGTAATCTCCTCTGCCTCCTGGAAAGATTTTATTGATTTGCAATTGGACTAACGATGATCTCCTCGCTGCAGTAAACTGAAGAAGGGACTTTTCGAGTGTCGACTGTGCAACAATAAGCACAGGATTTCGCAGGTGCATATCCCTTATGCCGCCAAGCTTCTGTTCCAAGAGCTGGCCTCGATGAACATTGCCGCCCGCATGTTTACCAACCGTTCCGGCGTTTCCGTGCGGTGAGGGGCCGCCGTGAGGAGTCTATCATACATGCATCTGTACAACcggctttcttttctgttaCGATATGGTCTTACGCGGTGTTTCTCTACATTTTTAATCCTTATCCTCTCAAGCTTTCTCTGTTGTCCACGAAGAAAACAGATTGGTTTGGCATTTTTCCGGCGTACCGTGGATTCGAGGGATGCTTATTATGGTTTTGGTACTTAAACACAacttccttttcttgctgCGGGGGATGATTCTGGAGAAGCGAACATATCTTTGTGTCTTTTCATTGCTTACCATATCAGTATAAAATTTAGAGTACCTTTTTTATGGAATCCTCCGTTGCTTTCATCCTTGTAGATGCAGCTCTTATCTGCTGGGATCCCGGCTCTTCGACCATTGTTTACATCAATATGATCCAACTCCAAGCATAGATAGGACACTCACTCGGTTGGAGGGGATGATGGCATCGACCCCTCCTTGAGCAAAAATTTTCCGGTAAACCTTATCACGATCCTGCAGGGAGCGAGGCAATCAACGTCGACATCCTGTTCGTCGACCGGCATTGACGACGAAAGTTGATGTGATGGGACTCACAGGCGGTAAGTCCGGGATGGTGGTTGGATGGGCGGTCGACCAATGGACCGGGCCAGTTACCCGCCGACTGGCACGGGTATGGGCGGGGAAGTGAGCGAGAGGACTGGCAATTGGTGGTTGACCATCGTGACTCCACCGCCTCCAAGAATAGCAGTGGATGCCGTGTGACGAGAGCCAAACGACAAGCACCTGAGGCTTCCAAAGAGACTGCCTTAAAGATGCCGCAGCCGCCAGGAAGCCTTGCgccctcttctcttctcttcctttctttctgttcttcagCAAGACTGGTCTTGTTTGAAGCTGCCCTTAGTTTGTTTGGAGACACCTGTGCACTGGTTGCATTGGTTTAGTTGTTTTGTTCAATTCATTCTACTATACCTTAATAATCATCTTTCTATACTTGCCCCTTCACCTCTTTGATAtcaaaaaaacaaaaatcaTACTCAAATCCCCCTAACAGACGAGCTGTGCTCTCTAATACCCCAATTTCCATTATCCACGTCTTGATTTTGACAGTTCAACTTTGTCGCTGGTCGACGTCTCCATTCAGCAGCTCACAACCTTGCTCAGCCTTGTTCATTTTATCGCCGAGGCTTTTTACTatctttttctaattttcGTGTCGTGGACTGGATCCGCGAGCAATACTGTTGGATACCGCAGTCAACCAACCAACAAACCAACACGGACTTGATTGAATCGGCTCTGGTAGTCTTTCGACTCAAGTCTTATATCTTCTGCATCGAATACTGTGGAAGAGTGCTTTCATCTTTGACTTCGACACGATAACCTATACATTCACCgtgaatattattaatctttagTCTAACTACGTCAATCATTCAAAATGTCCGCTGTGCAACTCAAGTTCACTCTTCGGACTTCGTCCAATGTCAAGACTGTCCACCTGCTTGGCTCTTGGGACAACTACTCCCGCCAGATCCCCCTCTCCAGGGATGAGGGCAAGCCCGGTTCATGGGTTGGCAAGTTCCGCTTCCAGACCTCCATGCTTAAGCTCGGCGGCCGCTACTGGTACTATGTGAGCTTGGCCTCTTCGTTCATGATCATTGACCATTACTAATCCTTCTAGTACATCATGGATGGATACCACGTCTCCCATGATCCCGCCGTTGAGTACACCATTGAGCCAACCACCGGCCGCAAGCTGAACATCCTTGATGTTCCCGGAGGTAGCAAGAAATCCAGCTCTTCTGCCCAGAAGCCCAGAAGGACCTCCGATGAGGTCGTGAAGGGCCGTGCTCCGTCCCCGTCGAAGATCCATCATCCCAAGCCCTCCAAGCCCTACGCCTCCCGCCAAATCCGGGAGACCGACTTCGCTCCTACCATGGAGGACCTCTCCATGCGCTTTGCGGGATCCCGCCTGTCAGACGAGTACTCCCTTTCCAACAGCCCCCCCAGCTCAGTTGGCTCATCCCTGTCTTCTCGGTCTTCTCGGTCCTCTGGCAGCACCTCTCCCTCATCGCTGTCTTCCATGAGTGACCCAGCTAGCGTCTGCCGCTGCGAGCGCTATGGCATCACTCGGAAGGGCGACCGCGTCAAGCTCGACTGCGGTGGTAGTCGTTGTGGCTACGTCACCGAGTCGTCTGAGGCTAGCTGCTCCGAGTCCGACAGTGACGAGGAGTACCGCCGGGCCCGCCGGGGTGTTCGTCGCCAGGGTATTGTTGTGCGTCGGTAAATCATGCACTTGGTGGAATCTTTTACTTCGTCAATTTTACGGAGATGGGTTGACCCCATCCGTCAAGCAATGTCAATCAACGTGGCATGTTACAGCCATGCCATGATGCTCGGAACACAGTCTCTCCTTAACAGGACTTGGAAGAGAACATTTTTATacacaaaaaagaaaagaaaaaaaaaaaacaaccaaaaaaaagaccGCATCGTGGCTTTTCTACGAGTGTGCCGGACTCGCTTCGTGCTATAGTGAGGTTGAGATTGGAGGGGTTTCGCGTCCGGGGAAGAGAGTTGGGTTAGTACAATGCCTTGGGGCAGAGGTGTAGTGAGATAAATGGTGTTGAGAGTGAAgctgagaagaagatgaaaggACAATATCGCCCTGTGTCTGTCGCTATAACAGACCAGCCAGGCGAACGATTCATGCCATGGAAGGGATCAATGAGTGATGATTTATCTGGTCACGTTGGTGCCTAACCCTAACCAGGGTTATGTATTTGACTGCGTCCAGAACGAATGACGAATGATGCTTCTTCGATTAGCTTAAAAAAATcataaaaatacaaaaaaaaatgtttTCCCTACACTCTCAACCAGTATGTAATATTATCCTCTCTACAAGGGGATAAAGTATGAAACCCCACATTCGGATCGTCCCGACAATAATCGAGCCCGGATATCCCGAGCAAGATATAAAAGCATACACGGTCCCCGCGGGCTGAATCCACCACAATCACTCAATAGCCCATAGATCCAGTAAGTAATcatatatagctatataaaaCCAATCAAGAAACCCAGCCTAACACCATGTACCAGAAACATACACCTCACCCAAGAGAAATAAATCCAGATCCATCCGCATACACAAAAGCCCCAACAACCAAGCCCAAGAccaaagcaaaagcaaaatcaaagaaaagaaaatggcatCCAACCCACTAACAGCCCTCTACAAAGAGAAAAACGGCTCGAAAATAACAACAGACATCTACATACCCCAAACTCAATCTAACAAGAATGTAAATGTAAAATACCCTGTCTGTACGTTGTCCCTACCtcccctctttcttcccacctACCCCCGAAAGTATACAAACCAACCTAATATCATCATGAATGAATGATACTAATGAAATGAGAAAGTAATCAACATCCACGGCGGAGCATTCATGCTCGGCAACTCACGCATGGTCTCCATCCCCCAGATCGAGGACTGTCTATCCCGGGGCTGGATTGTAGTGGTCCCCAACCATCGTCTCTGTCCCGGGGTGAATATCCTCGAGGGCCCGGTGGAGGATTGTCGGGATCTCCTGACCTGGGTGTATGATGGTAGACTGGAGGGGTTTCTACGCGATCAGGGGGTGGGAATGGTAAGCGTTGATACAGAGAAGGTTATGGCATTCGGGACGAGTAGTGGAGGGTTTTTGGCGTTGAGTTTGGTAGTTTTTtcatcctccctctccttATTTTTGATCATATGTGTTAGATTCATATGCTAATGAGGGAACGGTAAAGGGCTACGACGTCCCCAAACCACCGAGAGCAATTCTCGATTTCTACGGCGCAGTCCATTTCACACATCCCTTCTGGACCGAACCTCTCCCGCATGTAGCTGAGAAGTTACCCCCGGGTCTGTCCCCGGAGTTTATGAACCGGGTTTACGAGGATCCGGTTCCCACGGATAGTTCTATCTCGCTCGAGGGCCAGACGGAGTCTGGACGGGCTAAGGGGCCGGACTTTTCGCGTCCGCGGGATGCGTTTGCGTTTATGCAGATTGCGAACGGGCGGGTGTTGAGTGCTTGTTTTCCTGGGCGGGATGTGAGGGAGATTGATCCTGTGTGCTGCGTTCGGGAGAGGTTTCCTCCTACGTGTGTTGTGCATGGGGTTGAGGATCGGATGGTTCCAATTTACTTGAGTAGGGAGTTAGTGAGGGTTCTGGAGGAGAACGGAATAGAGTGTGAGATGGTAGAAGTTCCCGGGGAGGATCATACGTTTGCGATGGGAATGGAGGTTGGGTCTAGGACTTGGGAGTTGCAGAGAAGGGGGTTTGATTTCTTGGAGATGGTTATTAATCGAGAGTAGTTCTCATTGGATTGTTATAGGGGTAGAGGAAATGAGATGTTGTATTTGTATTGGTGATGTTCTGGCCTGCCAGTTGCATGCACCGGAATATTAGGACTAATGAGTGTCGAGGTCACCAGCCTGGAAATCAAAAACTCCATCCATGCAAACTCGTATACTCAGTATACTCCCAATCCATCTCAATGCTGCATCGCTGAACCCAAATAACGAATCGCTGATCGCTGTCGTAGTTCGTCGTGTCTCATGACCGGCATCGACAGCCCTAGCTCAGTGCTAAGGGCACAAAGAATAAACcgaaattaaaaaaaggaagCAGGGAAAGATCGAGCGAAATGTCGGAACTAGTGAAATGTaaggaggaaagaggacGCTTGCATTGAACGAAGGCCCGGAGAGTCGAATCGTCGTCGgcagaaaagaataattgGTCGCGTATGTTTTCAGGGTGACTCCAATTGCAATTGCCCCCAAGATTTACACATCACAGATGAGTCAAAGTGCAGCATACGTTGGGCATTGCAATTGACATATCTCATCGACGTCAAAACCCCTTGCTTGAATAGCCAGAATCGGGCCAATTGCAGCCTTTAAGTGTAGATCCGCCCCGTCGTGCGGCATGCTTTTCGCATGCATATCCGACGAGAACTACCTTCTCCTGCACTACATGGCCTCGTTGGCCATATGCTTCACACGGGTCAACCGCGTGTTGAAAATAAAGGCAACCACAGACTGAGAACCGCTCTACCACCTTGAAGCACATGGTAAATGATATCGGGGTCTGTAAATTATAACAATGAAGAGAGGGCGGGTTGGCGTCCAGCGAGATGCGACAACGAAATCAAGTCGCCTGTCAAAGAGCGACTCGAACACAAAAGGACAAGGAAAAT carries:
- the esdC gene encoding esdC; translation: MSAVQLKFTLRTSSNVKTVHLLGSWDNYSRQIPLSRDEGKPGSWVGKFRFQTSMLKLGGRYWYYYIMDGYHVSHDPAVEYTIEPTTGRKLNILDVPGGSKKSSSSAQKPRRTSDEVVKGRAPSPSKIHHPKPSKPYASRQIRETDFAPTMEDLSMRFAGSRLSDEYSLSNSPPSSVGSSLSSRSSRSSGSTSPSSLSSMSDPASVCRCERYGITRKGDRVKLDCGGSRCGYVTESSEASCSESDSDEEYRRARRGVRRQGIVVRR
- a CDS encoding Alpha/Beta hydrolase protein; its protein translation is MASNPLTALYKEKNGSKITTDIYIPQTQSNKNVNVKYPVLINIHGGAFMLGNSRMVSIPQIEDCLSRGWIVVVPNHRLCPGVNILEGPVEDCRDLLTWVYDGRLEGFLRDQGVGMVSVDTEKVMAFGTSSGGFLALSLGYDVPKPPRAILDFYGAVHFTHPFWTEPLPHVAEKLPPGLSPEFMNRVYEDPVPTDSSISLEGQTESGRAKGPDFSRPRDAFAFMQIANGRVLSACFPGRDVREIDPVCCVRERFPPTCVVHGVEDRMVPIYLSRELVRVLEENGIECEMVEVPGEDHTFAMGMEVGSRTWELQRRGFDFLEMVINRE